From Archaeoglobus sulfaticallidus PM70-1:
GTAATCGAGGGGCTCGATGATGCATTGGTTGGAAAAGAAATTGGATTCAAGGGAGAGATAGTTGTAGAGCCAGAAAAAGCCTTTGGAGCTTACGATCCAGATAAAAAGGAGACTGTCACGATCAGACACTTCAAGGAGAGGCCACAGGTAGGGCAAAGGGTTCAGATAGGCGACAAGTGGGGAACCGTAGAGAGGGTTATCGGGAGGAGAGTTGTCGTTGACTTCAACCATCCGTATGCCGGTAAGAAGATAATTTTCGACCTCGAGATAAAGGAGAAAATAGATGACCCACTGGAGAAGGTCAAGGCTCTCTTCTTACTTTACACAACCAAGGAGGTTAACGCAGAGATAAAAGATGGAAGGGTGATTGTAGAGGTTCCAAGGGGTTCAAGCTTCGACCAGTACTTCCTGATAGGTAAGTTCAGTGCTATCGATGCGATATTCAGGCATCTCGAAGATGTAAATGAGGTTGAGCTTGTTGAAAGGTACCCGAGGATAAAGCCTGAGGCTGAAGAGAAGAAAGAGGAAGCTGAAGAGGCTGAAGAGCAGAAGAGTCAGGAAGAGGCAAAAGATACAAAAGAAG
This genomic window contains:
- a CDS encoding peptidylprolyl isomerase gives rise to the protein MIQKGDFVKISYTARLEDGTIIDSTDEKTAIEAGLTDKLRYGDIIVAVGDRHVIEGLDDALVGKEIGFKGEIVVEPEKAFGAYDPDKKETVTIRHFKERPQVGQRVQIGDKWGTVERVIGRRVVVDFNHPYAGKKIIFDLEIKEKIDDPLEKVKALFLLYTTKEVNAEIKDGRVIVEVPRGSSFDQYFLIGKFSAIDAIFRHLEDVNEVELVERYPRIKPEAEEKKEEAEEAEEQKSQEEAKDTKEEQDTKEENPE